Proteins co-encoded in one Acidobacteriota bacterium genomic window:
- a CDS encoding thymidine kinase, which produces MVEEFAFDNADERRKVRQNGTGWIEVIAGSMFSGKSEELIRRLKRARIARQKVQVFKPAIDARYSVEEIASHSGHKHDSIPVANTAEMMSHVKEDTEVIGIDEGQFFDMAILEAVNGLAESGIRVIIAGLDQDYTGRPFEPMPQLLSIAEFITKTHAICVKCGSTANYSQRTVESDARVEVGAADKYEARCRQCFVPHADAPTLHE; this is translated from the coding sequence ATGGTAGAAGAATTTGCGTTCGACAATGCTGACGAACGCCGAAAAGTGCGTCAAAACGGGACCGGTTGGATCGAGGTGATCGCGGGCTCAATGTTCTCAGGCAAGTCTGAGGAACTTATCCGCCGTCTGAAGCGGGCGAGGATCGCGCGGCAGAAGGTGCAGGTTTTCAAGCCGGCGATCGACGCCCGCTATTCGGTCGAGGAGATAGCTTCCCACTCCGGGCACAAACACGATTCGATCCCGGTTGCGAATACTGCCGAGATGATGTCGCACGTAAAAGAAGACACCGAGGTGATCGGGATCGACGAAGGCCAGTTTTTCGACATGGCGATCCTTGAAGCTGTAAACGGCTTGGCAGAAAGCGGGATCCGCGTGATCATCGCCGGGCTGGACCAGGACTACACGGGCCGGCCGTTCGAGCCGATGCCGCAGCTGCTTTCGATCGCCGAGTTTATCACTAAAACCCACGCCATTTGTGTAAAGTGCGGCTCGACCGCCAACTACTCGCAGCGAACCGTCGAATCGGACGCCCGCGTTGAGGTCGGTGCCGCCGACAAATACGAGGCACGCTGCCGGCAGTGTTTCGTTCCGCATGCTGATGCTCCGACGCTGCACGAATAA
- the eno gene encoding phosphopyruvate hydratase — protein sequence MSIIEQVWAREIMDSRGNPTIEAEVILEDGTTGRAAVPSGASTGENEAVELRDGDMHRYMGKGVLNAVANVNDKISREVEGLDCLDQTLIDQTMIDFDGTETKSKLGANAILAVSLANARAAAAFQEMPLYRYIGGTNAKTLPVPMMNILNGGAHADNNVDFQEFMVMPVGAESFSEALRTGAEIFHNLKAVLKARGYSTSVGDEGGFAPNLKSNEEAVETILEAIEKAGYKAGENVKLALDPASSEFYKEGKYVFKKSDKRELSSDEMAAYWEDWCIKYPIISIEDGMAENDWDGWVNLSGRIGKTVQIVGDDLFVTNTKFLQKGIEVGAANSILIKVNQIGTLTETLDAIELARTNNMTAVISHRSGETEDNFIADLAVATNAGQIKTGSLCRSDRIAKYNQLLRIEEDLDSSARYPGRKAFYQLR from the coding sequence ATGAGCATCATTGAACAGGTATGGGCGCGGGAAATAATGGATTCGCGCGGTAATCCGACTATCGAGGCGGAAGTTATTTTGGAAGACGGGACGACGGGCCGTGCGGCGGTTCCGAGCGGCGCTTCGACCGGTGAGAACGAAGCTGTCGAGCTGCGTGACGGCGATATGCACCGTTATATGGGCAAAGGCGTTCTCAACGCGGTTGCCAACGTCAACGACAAGATCAGCCGCGAGGTCGAAGGGCTCGATTGCCTTGATCAAACGCTTATCGATCAAACGATGATCGACTTTGACGGCACTGAGACGAAGTCGAAGCTTGGTGCGAACGCGATCCTCGCTGTCTCACTCGCTAACGCCCGCGCGGCGGCCGCGTTCCAGGAAATGCCGCTCTATCGCTACATCGGCGGCACGAACGCCAAAACGCTGCCCGTCCCGATGATGAACATCCTCAACGGCGGTGCTCATGCGGATAATAACGTAGATTTTCAGGAATTCATGGTGATGCCGGTCGGTGCGGAGAGCTTTTCTGAGGCTTTGCGGACGGGTGCCGAGATCTTTCATAATCTAAAGGCGGTTCTTAAAGCACGCGGTTATTCCACAAGCGTGGGCGACGAAGGCGGTTTTGCACCGAACCTGAAATCGAACGAAGAAGCCGTCGAGACCATTCTCGAGGCGATCGAGAAAGCCGGTTACAAAGCGGGCGAAAACGTCAAGCTCGCGCTCGATCCCGCATCGAGCGAGTTTTATAAGGAAGGCAAATACGTTTTCAAAAAGAGCGATAAACGCGAGCTTTCCTCCGACGAAATGGCCGCGTATTGGGAAGATTGGTGCATAAAATACCCGATCATCTCGATCGAAGACGGAATGGCCGAGAACGATTGGGACGGTTGGGTAAATCTCAGCGGCCGCATCGGCAAAACCGTGCAGATCGTGGGCGATGACCTGTTCGTGACCAATACAAAGTTTCTGCAAAAGGGAATCGAAGTCGGTGCGGCAAACTCGATCCTGATAAAGGTCAATCAGATCGGCACGCTCACGGAAACGCTTGATGCGATCGAGCTTGCCCGCACAAACAACATGACCGCCGTCATCTCGCATCGCTCGGGCGAAACTGAAGACAATTTCATCGCCGACCTTGCGGTCGCAACCAACGCCGGGCAGATCAAGACAGGAAGCCTTTGCCGCTCGGACCGTATCGCGAAATACAACCAGCTGCTGAGGATCGAAGAAGACCTCGATTCGTCGGCCAGGTATCCGGGACGGAAAGCGTTTTATCAGCTGAGGTAA
- a CDS encoding DNA topology modulation protein, which yields MKKIIVIGSGGAGKSTFSRRLGDALGIPVIHLDQLYWRPNWDKMPKPDWEATVAELVKGHSWIMDGNFGGTREMRMRAADTIIFLDVPRRICLYRAIKRALKYRGTNRPDMAEGCNEKLDLEFIGWVWNYPGRARKRIIDEMKEFPDKRFVTLRSSSEIDLFFERIKNQSYGMDQR from the coding sequence ATGAAAAAGATCATCGTCATCGGCTCTGGCGGGGCAGGAAAATCGACGTTCTCCCGGCGGCTGGGCGATGCTCTCGGCATTCCCGTCATACATCTCGATCAGCTCTATTGGCGGCCGAATTGGGACAAAATGCCAAAGCCCGATTGGGAAGCGACTGTTGCCGAACTCGTAAAAGGCCATTCGTGGATAATGGATGGTAACTTCGGCGGAACCCGGGAAATGCGTATGCGGGCGGCCGATACAATTATTTTTCTTGATGTACCAAGACGCATCTGTCTGTATAGAGCGATCAAGCGGGCACTAAAATATCGGGGAACGAACCGTCCTGATATGGCCGAGGGCTGTAACGAAAAGCTCGACCTCGAGTTCATCGGCTGGGTTTGGAACTATCCAGGGCGGGCGCGAAAAAGGATCATTGACGAGATGAAGGAATTTCCGGACAAGCGTTTTGTGACGCTTCGTTCATCCTCTGAAATTGACCTTTTCTTCGAACGGATAAAAAATCAGTCATATGGAATGGACCAAAGATGA
- a CDS encoding HlyC/CorC family transporter, with protein sequence MDDPASLLLLFAADIESAAEMPTLLSSILKILLVIFLVLANGFFVASEFALVAVRKSRIEAMASEGEPAAVRLLAMLNNLSAYISATQLGITLSSLGLGWVGEPAIAALLDPVLVSVGNMTGAAFLTSGAVLHTISFAISFSIITFLHIVFGELAPKTAALELSEKVSFVVAAPLRLFYVIFSYPIRALDWTGTKTVRLFGLNASGEHGSSYTEDEIRGLIKLSQESGHLNEEEQRLINKVFEFSETTVKEAMIPRTEVIAVPESSSLTEIARLFGESGFSRLPVYRGSLDDIAGVIHSKDLVSYVNRPKSFKIEEIIIKPSYVVDTARLEDVLRQMQREKFHFGFVVDEHGGIEGIITLEDLLEEIVGDISDEHDEEVNEQIDPQPDGSCLLDGGLAVRDLNRRLDMNIPISEGYTTIAGFLMSEAGQILSEGQTVPYNGHVFTIEKVEKHRVIQIRMQKNGSESDIDG encoded by the coding sequence ATGGACGACCCTGCTAGTTTGCTTTTGCTTTTTGCTGCCGATATTGAGAGCGCGGCGGAAATGCCAACGCTTCTCTCCTCAATTCTTAAGATCCTACTCGTCATCTTTCTGGTCCTCGCGAACGGCTTTTTTGTTGCGAGCGAATTTGCGCTTGTCGCGGTCCGTAAATCGCGTATCGAGGCAATGGCGAGCGAAGGTGAGCCGGCCGCGGTTCGGCTGCTGGCGATGCTCAACAACTTAAGTGCGTATATCTCGGCAACGCAGTTGGGCATTACGCTCTCGTCGCTTGGGTTAGGTTGGGTTGGTGAACCGGCGATCGCGGCCTTGCTGGACCCGGTTCTCGTCAGCGTAGGGAATATGACCGGAGCTGCGTTCCTCACCTCCGGAGCGGTACTACATACGATCTCGTTTGCGATCTCATTTTCGATCATCACTTTTCTGCATATCGTTTTTGGCGAGTTAGCTCCAAAAACAGCGGCATTAGAGTTATCCGAAAAGGTCTCGTTTGTTGTTGCTGCTCCGCTGAGATTGTTTTACGTGATCTTCAGTTATCCGATACGAGCTCTCGACTGGACCGGCACCAAAACAGTTCGGCTCTTTGGGCTGAATGCATCGGGTGAACACGGCTCAAGTTATACCGAGGACGAGATCCGCGGACTGATCAAGCTATCCCAGGAAAGCGGCCATCTCAACGAAGAAGAGCAGCGATTGATCAATAAGGTCTTTGAATTTTCAGAAACGACCGTCAAAGAGGCGATGATACCGCGAACCGAGGTTATCGCTGTTCCGGAATCGAGTTCGCTGACCGAGATAGCCAGGCTTTTTGGCGAGAGCGGTTTTTCGCGATTACCGGTATATCGAGGCTCGCTCGACGACATAGCGGGCGTCATACACAGCAAGGACCTGGTCAGTTACGTCAATCGTCCAAAATCCTTCAAGATCGAAGAGATCATTATCAAGCCTAGTTATGTAGTCGACACTGCACGCCTCGAAGACGTCCTGCGGCAGATGCAGCGTGAAAAGTTCCATTTTGGCTTCGTCGTTGATGAGCACGGCGGTATCGAGGGGATAATCACGCTTGAAGATCTGCTCGAAGAGATCGTTGGCGACATCTCGGACGAGCATGACGAAGAGGTCAACGAACAGATCGATCCACAGCCCGACGGCAGCTGCCTGCTCGATGGCGGGCTCGCCGTTCGCGACCTGAACCGGCGGCTCGATATGAACATTCCGATCTCGGAAGGCTATACGACGATAGCGGGATTTCTAATGTCTGAAGCAGGGCAGATCTTATCGGAGGGGCAGACGGTTCCATATAATGGGCACGTTTTTACGATCGAAAAGGTTGAAAAGCATCGCGTAATCCAGATCAGGATGCAAAAAAACGGCTCGGAAAGTGACATCGACGGCTGA
- a CDS encoding 2,3-bisphosphoglycerate-independent phosphoglycerate mutase encodes MSTKSNIRRPVALVILDGWGYAPRTEGNAIAIAHTPYYDQICSSYPMTTLAAAGEKVGQTGDQPGNAEVGHLNIGTGRAAQTEIARIQKAITSGEFMENPVLNRAYARAKENGCAVHLIGLLSDGGVHSSTENLFACVRLAKKHGLKDVFIHCILDGVDVPERTADIYVEALEIKLADIGLGRIATLCGRFFAMDANEKWERTARAFTMLVHAEGERSHDAVTAIRNSFLRGISDEFISPIVIETAPDVPMATVKNGDLVVFFNHRPDTMRQLVRSLCIPEGASGAKPVVDTVCLTEYDRGFNLPAAFRQEPEVNTLTDVLSASQIPNIKITEVSRAPHLTYFFDGGNEAAQASEQELIVSSRLPSAEVYPESQSFKITDKFREGVEAAPNGFFVVNIPAADMMAETGDLNKTVSAIQYIDTCLGGICDTVREAGGIVMITSTHGNCEEMIHAESGEPNPLPTANSVPFHLVDDKAGNMRLFEGGSLADIAPTILGVLDIEKPAEMTGKDLRCT; translated from the coding sequence ATGTCAACTAAGTCGAATATTAGGCGGCCGGTCGCACTCGTCATTCTGGATGGCTGGGGCTACGCTCCGCGTACCGAGGGCAATGCGATCGCGATCGCTCACACGCCATATTACGACCAGATCTGCAGCAGCTACCCGATGACGACGCTCGCGGCGGCGGGCGAGAAGGTCGGCCAAACTGGCGACCAACCTGGCAATGCCGAGGTCGGACATCTCAACATCGGAACCGGCCGGGCCGCTCAAACCGAGATCGCGAGAATTCAGAAGGCTATAACGTCGGGCGAGTTCATGGAGAATCCGGTCCTGAATCGGGCTTACGCAAGAGCCAAGGAAAACGGCTGTGCGGTCCATCTGATCGGCCTTCTAAGCGACGGCGGAGTTCATTCATCGACTGAGAATCTTTTTGCGTGCGTACGCTTAGCCAAGAAACACGGGCTGAAAGACGTTTTTATCCATTGTATCCTCGACGGCGTCGATGTTCCCGAACGTACCGCCGACATTTACGTTGAGGCCCTCGAAATTAAACTTGCTGACATCGGCCTCGGGCGGATCGCGACACTTTGCGGCCGCTTTTTTGCGATGGACGCGAACGAGAAATGGGAGCGCACCGCTCGAGCCTTCACTATGCTCGTCCACGCCGAAGGCGAGCGTTCGCACGATGCCGTAACCGCTATCCGCAACTCGTTCCTGCGCGGCATCTCTGATGAATTCATCTCGCCGATCGTTATCGAAACCGCTCCGGATGTTCCGATGGCGACCGTCAAGAATGGCGATCTCGTTGTATTTTTCAATCACCGGCCTGACACGATGCGGCAGCTCGTGCGTTCGCTTTGCATCCCGGAGGGGGCGAGCGGAGCAAAACCAGTCGTCGATACCGTTTGCTTGACCGAATACGATCGCGGTTTCAACCTTCCGGCGGCGTTCAGACAGGAGCCGGAGGTCAATACGCTGACCGACGTTCTATCCGCTTCGCAGATACCGAATATTAAGATCACCGAGGTCTCAAGAGCTCCGCATCTGACATATTTCTTCGACGGCGGCAACGAGGCGGCACAGGCGTCTGAACAGGAGCTGATCGTCAGCAGCAGGCTGCCGTCTGCCGAGGTTTATCCGGAATCACAGAGCTTTAAGATAACCGACAAATTTCGCGAGGGTGTTGAGGCTGCGCCGAATGGATTTTTTGTGGTCAACATCCCGGCAGCAGATATGATGGCTGAAACGGGAGATCTCAATAAAACGGTTTCGGCGATCCAATACATTGATACGTGCCTCGGGGGCATTTGCGATACGGTTCGTGAGGCGGGTGGCATCGTCATGATCACCTCAACGCACGGCAATTGCGAGGAGATGATCCACGCGGAAAGCGGAGAGCCAAACCCGTTGCCGACCGCCAATTCGGTCCCATTCCACCTTGTCGATGATAAGGCAGGAAATATGCGGCTTTTTGAAGGCGGTTCTCTTGCAGATATTGCGCCAACGATACTTGGGGTTCTCGATATCGAGAAGCCTGCCGAGATGACGGGCAAAGACCTCAGATGTACCTAA
- a CDS encoding GNAT family N-acetyltransferase, translating into MEWTKDEFLITTAKGRLNIDVIQSFLQNDSYWAQTRTIEQTRTAIDNSICFGLFDGERQIGFARVVSDCATFAYIGDVFVINEYRGRGLSKWLMEVIVSHPDLQGLRRWVLATRDAHGLYAQYDFNPLVHPDRWMERTAPDAY; encoded by the coding sequence ATGGAATGGACCAAAGATGAATTTCTGATCACAACCGCAAAAGGTCGGCTCAATATCGATGTTATCCAGTCTTTTCTTCAGAACGACTCCTACTGGGCGCAAACTCGCACGATCGAACAGACCAGGACTGCGATCGACAACTCCATCTGCTTCGGCCTTTTTGACGGCGAGAGGCAGATAGGATTTGCCCGTGTGGTTAGCGACTGCGCGACTTTTGCATATATCGGCGATGTGTTTGTGATCAACGAATATCGCGGTCGCGGGCTTAGCAAATGGCTGATGGAGGTCATTGTTTCTCATCCCGACCTGCAAGGTTTGCGGCGCTGGGTTTTGGCTACTCGTGATGCTCATGGGCTGTATGCTCAGTACGATTTTAACCCGCTGGTTCACCCCGACCGCTGGATGGAGCGAACGGCTCCGGACGCATACTGA
- the bla gene encoding subclass B3 metallo-beta-lactamase — protein MKFLVSLFFLALSFVSIFAQKSEDDRRSNMPVEPFRIIGNVYYVGASEVTSFLIVTPKGHILVDAGFPQTAPQIIKNIRTLGFKPEEIRLMVNTQAHFDHAGGFAELKRLSGAKMIASPLDKVMIEDGGKNDFTWGDELSYEPIKVDRVIQNREKISLGGATLTAIFTPGHTKGCTAWEYTVTEKGRKYKVLFWGSASSPGYKFFGNKNYPDIVADYEKTFAVMKTLKPDVFLASHGSFFDLFEKAEKIRARREPNPFIDSDEFGKYAADAEKAHRAKLAEQKKAVSP, from the coding sequence ATGAAATTCCTTGTATCGCTTTTCTTCCTCGCTCTTTCATTTGTGAGCATCTTCGCCCAAAAGTCCGAAGACGACCGCCGGTCTAATATGCCGGTCGAGCCGTTTCGGATCATTGGGAACGTATATTATGTTGGAGCGTCTGAGGTCACTTCGTTTTTGATCGTAACGCCAAAGGGCCACATTCTGGTTGACGCCGGTTTTCCACAAACTGCTCCGCAGATCATCAAAAATATCCGCACGCTCGGTTTCAAACCCGAGGAGATCAGGCTGATGGTCAACACGCAGGCACATTTTGACCACGCCGGTGGATTTGCCGAGCTTAAGCGCCTGAGCGGTGCAAAAATGATAGCGAGCCCGCTCGACAAGGTTATGATCGAGGACGGCGGGAAAAACGATTTCACCTGGGGCGATGAACTTTCTTATGAACCGATTAAGGTCGATCGCGTCATTCAGAACCGCGAAAAGATCTCGCTCGGTGGAGCCACGCTGACCGCGATCTTCACACCCGGCCACACGAAAGGCTGCACGGCGTGGGAATACACCGTGACCGAAAAAGGCCGTAAGTACAAGGTTCTGTTCTGGGGCAGTGCCTCAAGCCCCGGCTATAAATTCTTCGGCAATAAAAACTATCCGGACATCGTCGCCGATTACGAAAAAACCTTCGCCGTGATGAAAACGCTCAAGCCGGATGTTTTCCTCGCGTCACACGGATCATTTTTCGACCTGTTTGAAAAGGCAGAAAAGATAAGGGCCAGGCGTGAGCCAAATCCATTTATCGATTCAGATGAATTCGGAAAATACGCCGCGGACGCAGAGAAAGCTCATCGGGCCAAACTTGCAGAACAAAAGAAAGCCGTCAGCCCATAA